One segment of Streptosporangium brasiliense DNA contains the following:
- a CDS encoding aminoglycoside phosphotransferase family protein produces the protein MKAGTRDDPGVKMHPDQLTVSPKTVRALVDEQYPEWRNLPITGVAAHGTVNAIFRIGDGFTARFPLQPRHVDSARRWLESEAEAARELVGRTRFPTPEPVALGEPGAGYPLPWSVQTWLPGVVATDEDPGGSVAFAHDMADLINDLRAVDTRGRTFAGGGRGGDLRSHDAWMETCFRHSERLLDVRRLRRMWEDLRSLPRHAADVMTHSDLIPGNVLVSAGRLAGILDVGGFGPADPALDLVSAWHLLEAGPRQVLRLDLGCDDLEWERGRAWAFVQAMGLVWYYLETDPAMSRMGRRTLERILADGCPSPGERQP, from the coding sequence GTGAAGGCCGGGACGCGCGACGATCCCGGCGTGAAGATGCACCCCGACCAGCTGACGGTGTCACCCAAGACGGTGCGCGCGTTGGTGGATGAGCAATATCCCGAGTGGCGGAACCTGCCCATCACGGGCGTCGCCGCCCATGGGACGGTCAACGCCATCTTCCGCATCGGCGACGGCTTCACCGCCCGGTTCCCTCTGCAACCCCGGCACGTCGACTCGGCGCGGCGCTGGCTGGAGTCCGAAGCGGAGGCGGCGCGCGAGCTGGTGGGCCGCACGCGCTTTCCCACGCCCGAGCCGGTCGCGCTCGGTGAGCCCGGGGCGGGATACCCGCTTCCGTGGTCGGTGCAGACGTGGCTGCCCGGCGTCGTGGCCACCGACGAGGATCCGGGCGGATCGGTCGCGTTCGCCCACGACATGGCCGATCTCATCAACGATCTGCGTGCCGTCGACACGCGTGGCCGCACGTTCGCCGGCGGAGGCCGAGGCGGTGACCTGCGGTCTCACGACGCGTGGATGGAGACCTGTTTCAGGCACAGCGAACGGCTTCTGGACGTCCGCCGGCTCCGCCGGATGTGGGAAGACCTTCGAAGTCTGCCGCGCCATGCGGCCGACGTGATGACCCACAGCGATCTCATTCCCGGCAACGTGCTCGTGTCCGCCGGCCGGCTGGCCGGGATCCTCGACGTCGGCGGCTTCGGGCCGGCCGATCCCGCTCTGGATCTTGTGAGCGCCTGGCATCTGCTGGAGGCCGGGCCGCGACAGGTGCTCCGCCTGGACCTCGGGTGCGACGATCTTGAGTGGGAGCGAGGCAGAGCGTGGGCCTTCGTGCAGGCGATGGGGCTCGTCTGGTACTACCTCGAAACCGATCCGGCCATGAGCCGGATGGGCCGGCGCACCCTGGAACGCATCCTGGCGGACGGCTGCCCCTCACCCGGGGAGCGGCAGCCGTGA
- a CDS encoding carboxymuconolactone decarboxylase family protein, with protein MDHERIALSAVSPRAVEIIAELDCVLRRETLVDDRLRELVKIRVSQLNGCAYFLGRRSAELLRLGDTQERLHQLAGWRDSRLFSATERAALALAEAMTRLRPEGVSEEEYGEAERLLGPYNLGNLIMTISLCNALDRMCLAARLHPPS; from the coding sequence ATGGACCACGAGCGGATCGCTCTGAGTGCCGTGTCGCCGCGCGCCGTCGAGATCATCGCCGAGCTCGACTGCGTGCTGCGGCGGGAGACGCTGGTCGATGACCGGCTGCGAGAGCTGGTGAAGATCCGCGTCTCCCAGCTCAACGGGTGCGCGTACTTCCTCGGCAGGCGCTCCGCGGAGCTCCTGCGCCTGGGCGACACCCAGGAGCGGCTCCACCAACTGGCGGGCTGGCGCGACTCCCGGCTGTTCTCCGCGACCGAACGGGCCGCGCTGGCCCTGGCCGAGGCCATGACCCGGCTGCGGCCCGAAGGCGTGTCCGAGGAGGAGTACGGCGAGGCCGAGCGGCTGCTCGGACCCTACAACCTCGGCAACCTCATCATGACGATCTCCCTGTGCAACGCACTGGATCGCATGTGCCTGGCGGCTCGGCTGCATCCCCCGAGCTGA